In one Brassica oleracea var. oleracea cultivar TO1000 chromosome C9, BOL, whole genome shotgun sequence genomic region, the following are encoded:
- the LOC106316813 gene encoding protein SPIRAL1-like 4 has product MGKARGINSGGGESSLGYLFGSGKSVSKPTKPAVNTSFTTTTTTPTTTNGAGGRLTTTTTTNTITGDKNMTEEEKKKEMSAGVRGSPNNYLRTEGQNCGNFLTDRPSTKVHAAPGGGSSLGYLFGSGSGK; this is encoded by the exons ATGGGGAAAGCTAGAGGAATTAACAGCGGTGGAGGAGAGAGCTCTCTCGGTTACCTTTTTGGATCCGGCAAGTCAGTTTCCAAACCGACCAAGCCCGCCGTTAACACCAGCTTTACCACCACCACAACAACACCAACTACCACCAACGGAGCTGGAGGCAGACTCACGACCACCACCACCACAAACACTATCACCGGAGATAAAAACATGACGGAGGAGGAGAAGAAGAAGGAGATGTCGGCAGGTGTAAGAGGAAGCCCTAATAATTACTTGAGAACAGAGGGACAAAACTGTGGTAACTTTCTCACG GATCGACCATCGACGAAGGTTCATGCTGCACCTGGTGGAGGATCTTCTCTAGGTTACTTGTTTGGATCTGGATCTGGCAAATGA
- the LOC106317425 gene encoding early nodulin-55-2-like has protein sequence MMMSFVVLSGCCSAKIYKVGDSEGWTAKDDVYYTWAETDHKEFHVGDSLVFEYDPIVNDVTHVSGALEYEFCDYSSPKIVYNTGHDVVTLMEPGFHYFITSNQVQCVLGQKLEVLVIHDPSRPVPPPPPSKILPVGNTYKVGGDSGGWKVYDSDFYNKWSEEKQFHVGDTLFFEYDNEVSDVYEINGDLEFMTCDPTSPVAVHKTGHDLVRLMEPGVHYFITSPSGSCEAGLKLRVMVGPQSKAVVFPNFPKKVDLSAMERLNNWLKTFKPQPHH, from the coding sequence ATGATGATGAGCTTCGTGGTTCTCTCGGGTTGCTGCTCAGCGAAGATCTACAAAGTGGGAGACTCCGAGGGATGGACTGCCAAGGACGACGTCTATTACACGTGGGCCGAGACCGACCATAAGGAGTTCCACGTTGGAGATTCTCTGGTCTTCGAATACGATCCCATTGTCAACGACGTGACTCATGTTTCCGGCGCTCTGGAATATGAGTTTTGCGACTATTCTTCTCCTAAAATTGTCTACAACACAGGACACGATGTCGTGACTCTCATGGAACCAGGTTTTCACTACTTCATCACCTCGAATCAAGTTCAATGCGTATTGGGACAGAAGCTCGAAGTTCTTGTCATCCATGACCCGTCACGTCCGGTTCCTCCACCACCACCGAGCAAGATCCTTCCTGTCGGAAATACCTACAAGGTCGGAGGAGACTCAGGAGGATGGAAAGTGTATGATAGTGACTTCTATAACAAGTGGAGTGAGGAGAAACAGTTTCATGTTGGAGATACTTTGTTTTTCGAATACGACAACGAAGTCAGCGACGTGTATGAAATCAACGGTGATCTAGAATTTATGACGTGCGACCCAACGTCTCCTGTAGCTGTGCACAAGACAGGACACGATCTTGTTAGGCTTATGGAACCGGGAGTTCATTATTTCATAACCTCACCCTCGGGTTCTTGTGAAGCTGGGCTTAAGCTTCGAGTGATGGTGGGACCACAATCCAAAGCTGTTGTTTTCCCTAATTTTCCCAAGAAGGTGGACTTGTCAGCTATGGAGCGCCTCAACAACTGGTTGAAGACTTTCAAACCCCAGCCCCATCATTAA
- the LOC106313824 gene encoding probable receptor-like protein kinase At5g39030 codes for MSKILSLFFIIASHLFVSGVTSKNITIENKCDYTVWPGFSNSFNDFGTTGFALEKGESRVILASPFGSGAIWGRTLCSRNSTGKFSCATGDCGSGEIECGKYGQSPRNMTLAEFETNNGTVDLYRVNVVYGFNLPLLVVPQRSPYGRVCSRVGCDVVNLNQACPYDLMVLDAEERPIACTNPCESSSGCTSSSYSESFKVPCPEANFDFSYDNYVACTGSIDYVITFCPSFTPVPTRRIKSETKIETLGFTNKKTTTEAKHDKSPLKLKVILGISTAALLVMIIIVAASTVVVRAKNPRRKSDWNGENIEAIVMLKRYSYAKVKKMTNSFAHVLGKGGFGTVYKGKLLDGSGTDFAVKILKDSKGSGEEFINEVASMSRTSHVNIVSLLGFCYEGSKRAIIYEFMPNGSLDKYISENMSTKMEWETLYNIAVGVARGLEYLHNRCVSRIVHFDIKPQNILMDQDLCPKIADFGLAKLCKKKESIISMLNARGTIGYIAPEVFSKSLGGVSYKSDVYSFGMVVLEIVGAKNREMLEKSGSNNSSMYFPDWIYKDLEREETMKIFGDEMCLIQKWCLCW; via the exons ATGAGTAAGATATTGTCATTATTCTTCATCATTGCTTCCCATTTGTTCGTCTCTG GAGTGACGTCGAAGAACATAACCATAGAGAACAAATGCGATTACACCGTGTGGCCTGGATTCTCCAACTCTTTTAATGATTTCGGCACCACTGGATTTGCTTTAGAGAAAGGAGAGTCGCGTGTTATCCTCGCGTCGCCGTTTGGGTCAGGTGCGATATGGGGTCGAACGCTCTGCTCGAGAAACTCAACAGGCAAATTCTCGTGCGCTACGGGAGACTGCGGCTCCGGTGAAATTGAGTGCGGCAAGTACGGCCAATCCCCAAGGAATATGACTCTAGCGGAGTTTGAAACGAACAACGGGACTGTTGACTTGTACCGCGTCAATGTCGTCTACGGTTTCAACCTTCCCTTGTTGGTGGTCCCACAAAGAAGCCCCTATGGTCGAGTATGCTCCAGGGTGGGTTGCGATGTCGTTAACCTGAACCAGGCTTGTCCGTATGACCTTATGGTGCTCGATGCCGAGGAACGGCCAATCGCATGCACTAACCCGTGCGAGTCATCATCAGGTTGCACGTCGTCTTCTTACTCGGAAAGCTTCAAGGTCCCGTGTCCAGAAGCTAATTTCGACTTTAGTTACGACAACTACGTGGCATGCACAGGCTCCATCGACTACGTCATCACCTTTTGCCCTTCCTTCACTCCAGTCCCCACGAG ACGCATAAAAAGTGAAACAAAAATTGAAACTCTTGGATTCACCAATAAAAAAACTACAACAGAAGCAAAAC ATGATAAGTCTCCACTGAAGTTAAAAGTCATACTCG GTATCTCAACAGCAGCTTTACTTGTGATGATCATTATTGTTGCTGCGAGTACGGTAGTGGTGAGAGCAAAGAATCCTAGAAGAAAGAGTGATTGGAACGGCGAAAACATTGAAGCAATCGTAATGTTGAAACGATATAGTTATGCCAAAGTCAAGAAGATGACAAACTCATTCGCGCATGTTCTCGGGAAAGGAGGATTTGGAACCGTATATAAAGGAAAACTACTCGATGGAAGCGGTACAGATTTTGCAGTGAAAATCTTGAAGGATTCGAAGGGGAGTGGGGAAGAATTCATCAATGAAGTAGCTAGCATGAGTAGAACCTCTCACGTTAACATCGTTTCTCTACTTGGATTCTGCTATGAAGGAAGCAAAAGAGCTATAATCTATGAGTTTATGCCAAATGGGTCACTCGACAAATATATTTCAGAGAATATGTCAACGAAGATGGAGTGGGAAACTTTATACAACATAGCCGTAGGTGTTGCTCGAGGGCTAGAGTACTTGCACAACCGTTGTGTATCAAGGATTGTGCATTTCGATATAAAGCCACAAAACATACTTATGGACCAAGATCTTTGTCCGAAGATTGCAGATTTTGGTCTTGCTAAGCTTTGCAAAAAAAAGGAGAGTATCATCTCGATGCTCAATGCAAGAGGGACCATAGGGTACATTGCTCCCGAAGTGTTTTCAAAAAGCTTGGGAGGAGTTTCTTATAAGTCGGATGTGTATAGTTTTGGAATGGTGGTTCTTGAGATTGTGGGAGCAAAGAATAGAGAAATGCTTGAAAAGTCCGGATCTAACAACAGTTCTATGTATTTTCCGGATTGGATTTATAAAGATCTTGAGAGGGAAGAGACCATGAAGATTTTTGGAGATGAAATGTGTTTGATCCAAAAATGGTGTTTATGCTGGTGA